One genomic region from Scomber scombrus chromosome 19, fScoSco1.1, whole genome shotgun sequence encodes:
- the LOC134000489 gene encoding protein tyrosine phosphatase type IVA 2-like: MNRPAPVEISYDCLRFLITHNPTNAQLGRFIEDLKAFGVNTLVRVCSATYDKTPVEQEGIQVLDWPFDDGSAPPDQVVDDWLNMLQTKFRNEPGCCVAVHCVAGLGRAPVLVALALIECGMEYEDAVHFIRLKRRGAFNSKQLLYLENYKPKLCLRSKDGNGQSCSIQ, from the exons ATGAACCGACCGGCTCCAGTGGAGATCTCTTATGACTGTTTGAGATTCCTCATTACGCACAACCCTACCAATGCACAACTGGGAAGATTTATAGAG gATTTGAAGGCATTTGGAGTCAACACCCTGGTGAGAGTGTGTTCTGCTACGTATGACAAGACACCAGTGGAACAAGAAGGCATACAAGTTCTG GATTGGCCATTTGATGATGGCTCCGCACCCCCAGATCAGGTGGTTGATGATTGGCTGAATATGCTGCAGACAAAGTTTCGAAATGAGCCTGGCTGCTGTGTGGCTGTGCACTGTGTTGCTGGACTAGGACG aGCTCCTGTGTTGGTGGCCCTGGCTCTAATTGAGTGTGGGATGGAGTATGAGGATGCTGTTCACTTCATAAGACT GAAGCGCCGTGGAGCCTTCAACTCCAAGCAGCTGCTATACCTGGAAAACTACAAACCTAAGCTGTGTTTGCGCTCCAAAGATGGCAACGGACAGAGCTGCTCCATACAGTAG